In Populus nigra chromosome 1, ddPopNigr1.1, whole genome shotgun sequence, one genomic interval encodes:
- the LOC133694981 gene encoding caffeoylshikimate esterase-like encodes MSFETQQPGTPPNFWGDMPEEEYYASQGVTNTQSYFETPNGKLFTQGFLPLDKKVKATVYMTHGYGSDTGWLFQKICISFANWGYAVFAADLLGHGRSDGIRCYMGDMDKIAATSLSFFKHERFSEPYKDLPAFLFGESMGGLATMLMYFQSEPNMWTGLIFSAPLFVIPEPMKPSKVHLFMYGLLFGLADTWAAMPDNKMVGKAIKDPEKLKIIASNPRRYTGKPRVGTMREIARMCQYIQDNFSKVTAPFLTVHGTADGVTCPTSSQLLFEKGSSEDKSLKMYEGMHHSLIQGEPDENANLVLKDMRGWIDERVERHGSKKSDD; translated from the exons ATGTCATTCGAAACGCAGCAACCCGGAACGCCACCCAACTTCTGGGGCGACATGCCGGAGGAGGAGTACTATGCATCACAAGGAGTGACCAATACCCAATCATACTTCGAGACGCCAAATGGGAAGCTCTTCACGCAAGGTTTTCTCCCGTTGGATAAAAAAGTCAAAGCCACGGTATATATGACCCACGGATATGGATCTGATACTGGCTGGTTGTTCCAGAAGATTTGCATCAGCTTTGCTAACTGGGGATATGCTGTTTTTGCCGCTGATCTTCTTGGACATGGCAGATCAGACGGTATACGTTGCTACATGG GTGACATGGACAAGATTGCTGCCACTTCCCTGTCTTTCTTCAAGCACGAGCGCTTCAGCGAACCATACAAGGACTTACCAGCCTTCTTATTTGGTGAATCAATGGGTGGACTCGCAACAATGCTAATGTACTTCCAATCAGAACCTAACATGTGGACGGGCTTGATTTTCTCGGCGCCACTTTTTGTCATACCAGAACCGATGAAACCAAGCAAGGTACACCTATTCATGTATGGCCTACTCTTTGGATTGGCTGATACGTGGGCAGCCATGCCAGACAACAAAATGGTAGGCAAAGCGATCAAGGACCCAGAGAAGCTCAAGATCATAGCATCCAACCCTAGGAGATACACAGGCAAGCCTAGGGTGGGAACCATGAGGGAAATTGCTAGGATGTGCCAGTACATACAGGACAATTTCTCCAAGGTTACAGCGCCGTTCTTGACAGTCCACGGCACGGCTGATGGGGTGACATGCCCTACATCATCACAGTTGTTGTTTGAGAAAGGCTCTAGTGAGGACAAGAGCTTGAAGATGTACGAGGGCATGCACCATTCTTTGATACAAGGTGAGCCCGATGAGAATGCTAATCTTGTTTTGAAGGATATGAGAGGGTGGATTGACGAGAGGGTGGAGAGGCATGGGTCCAAAAAAAGCGATGACTGA